ttacaAGCAAACTTTTTAAATGAAGATTGATATAAATAAAAGAAGATTGGAACAAAAAGATAGGGGGGACATCCACCAATACCCTATCACAAGGTGCCTAGGACCAACTTTCGGAGGCTACGTGGGGGAGCATAAAAAACTCCTCTCGGGTGGATTAGTCGGCACGGAAGGAAGGATACcactcttcaaaaaaaaaaaaaaaaaaaaaaaaaaaaaaaaacaaattaacaaACCTAAAGAAAGGCATCCCAAGCCTATTCTTTAAAAAATCTGCCCTTAGGCTAATCGGGATGAAATCAAAAAAAGAATAATCAGTAAGGTTAAGACCTAAGTTAGCAAGCTTATCAGCACAACTATTACCCTCCCGAAAAATATGAGAGACATGAATAATGAATACTCCAACTAATTACTAAAACTCATATTACAAGCATTGAATACAAGTTAGAGGGCAATTAGCTTAATCACAATAAGTTTACATTTCTCCGTTAAAGAGAATATTATTCCTTTCCAGTCAAATATTCTAACATGTCATCATCCTCGCTGTAACCGGTGCCAACCTAgccaatttaaaattaattttaaaatttctctTGACACTTGacacaaataaatcaaatgatcaTGTGTTTTAGAATTATTAATTCAAGAAATACAATATATCTCGTTATAATCCCTTTTAAACCCTCTTATTATAAGTTCATTTTGATAGAATAAGTATGATTTTGTTGTTatctttgagttttgatgataacaaagtttATTTTGTATGGAGAACAATTGTGTATTCTAATTACGTTATTAAGTATGCAGATCAAATCAAATTTTGATTCTGGAGAAGTCAAGTATGGACGAACTAGACTCTGAATAAAGCACATATGAAGTCTGATTTATGTAGAATCTAAAGATTGGCAGAATCTAGAGATTTGCATAATCTAAATATTGGCAAAATTTGAAGCAAGCATGTTTTGAACTTAAGACGCACTCTGAATCAAGAAAGAACAAAATGTGTGCTTAAATGAAAGTCAAACATCTAGATTATCAAGTCAAAGCATCTACAAGAATCTATTCAAAAGGACTCTGAGATAGACTATATTATTTCAAGACTCTGAAGTGCATCCAAGAGgcattggctaatatgcataaggattttccttatgcaccatgcataagtcaatctaagccattggatcatgttctTAAtctagtattgagtattgagtattgagtggtgagtattgagttttGAGtgatgagtattgagtattgagtaataacaattgatgtttagaatttgatctaatgattcaatggtccataataatctatgcacggtgcatagatttttatctatgcatggTAACTGCACCCCATCCAAGAAAGCCTCTAAAGTCTTAGGACTCTAAACTCTATAGACTCTGAAGTCTCATTTTCACCAAGTTATGAAGACAAGCTCTGAACTCTACTCAAACTTCAACAAACTTTCACTCGAAGCCTCTATCAAAAAGATAATGACAAGATGAAGAATATGTGGCAAGTGTACAACCAGTATAAGTTCAAATATTCCTTCCACTACTCTGAAAATCTGAAAAAGGACAATACTATAGTACCAACATTGTTCCCACTAATTTCATCCTCTCATCCACTACATGCTTCATGCTACTTCACTGTAGTACTATCAAGCATCTCCAACAGTATACTTTTTATGAGGATTTTCCAACTTCGCCCTCCAATGAATATATTTCATTGTCTATATAAAGAGGATTTGAAAGCTTGAAAATGTAACAAATATGAGAGACAAGAAGAACACTAAGAATCTTTACAAGAAAAATCATAgatagaaaagcaaaaagaatATCACAGCAAGAAAAAAATAGCAAAGTGTTGAGAGAACTTCAAGAATAACAACAAAGAAAGAAACTCTTAAAGCTTtatatttcaaatcatttaaGTGTAATCTTTTAATCTTCAATTTTGCGTAATCTTCTCATTGTAGAAGCAAATTTGTAAACACACAATCATTATATTTAACATTTTGATCAATTTCTTTGAGTGACGAAGTGTTAGTCAGGTTACTCAAGAAGTCATTAATAAGTAGTCTTTGAGTTGTATTTCCTTGAGCGACTAGGGTATAGTTAAGATCCTTGAGAAGTCTTTGAATGTTGTCATTGAATGTGTAATCAAAGTTTTAGTTAGTGAATTAAGTCTGTATTGAGAAGAAAAAATTACCTTGGCAGATGGACTAGACTAACCTAGTTAAAGGGGAACCAGGAGAAAAATACTTGTGTtcttttatcattgttgcatcttTACTATTTGTGTTCTTGGGTGAGCAAAAAGTTTGAATCTAAAAACTCAATTCAAACCTCCAATTTCATGTGTTTTTTCgcaccttcaattggcatcaaaatTCTGGTTCTAGTATTGATTGatatatcaaacacttaaccgtgtcagataAAGATCCAGTTCTTAAAACATAATGGCAGTTGTTCTTCCATCTACAACAATGATAAAGATCACTACTCTTTTAAACCTCCAATTTTTTATGGTGACAAGTTTGATTCTTGAAAGGATATAATCAAAATTTTCTTCCTTAGATGGTTATACACATCCTTTAAATGCAAATGGTGtcaaaatggaaagaaattctatGAGTGAGCAACGGAAGAAGGACAACAAAAATCATCATAGTTCAAGAACTATTCTGTTGAATGGTATCTcatgaaggtgagaaaaacacaagaagggggttgaattatgactttttttctttttctctttaagttttgtTATCAGATTCTGATTATAAAGTTCAGAATTTTGATTCAGAATCAAATGAATAGCAACGAaataaatttgaacaaaaataaaGAAGAGAGCAAGACAACACATAAATAATTATCCTGGTTCTTTCTACAAGTTAAGAGTATTTCAGTCCCCTCAGTTCCAAGAGATTTCCACTATAATCAAATCTGATTACAAATTATtgaagcacacaagcaagagaatTCCAATgcccaaacacacaagtaaggggCTTCActactcaaacacgaaagcaagAAACTTCTGATTGCTCAAGCATACAGACAAGAGACTTTCAAATGTTCAAGCTCGCAGGCAAGAGACCTCCAATTTCTCAAatacacaagcaagagacttcaaaCAATTTATCTAACATAAACATAATAGTGATAGAATGATAATTACACTTGATGTACAATCATAGTTATAGATAGAATTACAACATTGAAAAATCTTAGACTTAAGAGCTTCTAAGAATGAATAATTGGTAAGAAGTTCTAAGTTAATTTGTGCTCTTTGTTTTGAGAGGGtaatttctcttcttttttttcaagGCGCAGTGTTGTATGTTTCTCCAAATCTTCAGCTCCTTTTATAGAGTTCTATGAAAAAGTCGCTGAAAAGAACTTCAAGCACAAGAGAGTCTTTGGAAAGAAGCATCAACAGATTCGTTGCAACGCTTCGTGAAATGGTTTATATCGTTACAAAAGAAATTATTAGTTGTAAAACTTCAGACTTCTGTAATTTTCTGTTAAGTCTTCATGTGACCAGAACATGGCAAATTGACCTAAGAGTATGATAGCGGCCTATCATAAAATCCTCGGTTCCTAAGATTTGGTTGAATTCAGGTTCTGGTCCTTCTGAGTCCGAGTCTTAGCTTCTGATTCTTTCGACACTGACTCTTTAGAGGCTGACACGATCTTCAGAAgctaacttgatcaaagtttgaagACTTTGGATTCTGATCATCAGGCGATGACTTGATCAAAAGTTGATTTTTCAAAGTCTGGTCTTCAGAATCTGTCTCTTAAGATCTTGTCTTTCAATGTTCAATGTAGTTTCAGAACTAACTTTCAATCAGTATATTGATCTTTGTAGCTACACACTTGAACTTATATTAGTTTATCAAATTATTCTTCAGTATATTGATCTTTGTAGCTACACACTTGAACTTATATTAGTTTATCAAATtattctttaaatactttgttatcatcgaAACCTAAGGGATACGGTATAAATCAATTTTGTTCAAATATTTGATACACTGAGTATGAAAAGATAATAAATAGAGACTTTTTAAAATCTAAATTTGATTCTCTTAAAATGACTCATAAAGGAAACAAACAAGTATGAAGTCTTCAGAATGGAAAAAGAAGAAACTATTGAGAGAATAGTTCTCAAGGTCTTCAGAATAGAAAAAGAAGAAACTATTGAGAATAGTTCTCAAGGTTCTCAAGGTCTTCAGAATAGAAAAAGAAGAAACTATTGAGAATAGTTCTCAAGGTTTCAGACTCTATTTGCTAACTTGAAAGTTTTGAAGAAAGGTCATACTGCTGCGAATCACATAAAGAAATGAGTCTTGTCTAAAATATTCTCTACATCCATAGAATTAGTCACTTTCCAATTAAAGAGAATATTATTCCTTTCCAAAAAAATTGATCCAACATGTTACCAACAGATACGAGAGAGTATAATCTTGCTATAACATTTACGAGAGTTGTTGAAAGATAGGAGTTTATGCATTTCATCATCTCCAATTGAAAGTTACTCTCAAAAATCCTTTTGACATGTGATgtgaaaaaacaaataattatgtgttttcaGATTCTTTAAAACATAAATTACATCAAAGCTGGTTATATTCCCCTCAAACCTTTTTTACCACAAGTTTCAACAATCAACATTAGTCATCTTATGTTAAACTCcttttaaactaaaattaattttataaaaattcaaatcatttagtGTCATATGATTTTGTCTCCCTTAGCTTCACAAAACATCACTCCCTCCTATTTTagatataagaagaaaaaaagacaaACAATGAGAATTACAAGCCAAACAATGAAAAACCATAACTTTATCAAATACCATTATAAGGGGCACACCAATTATTAATACACACCATATTATGAAACGATTTCAACATCCCTCTCTAAACTAAAATCTCTAATTCTCTTCATTATACAAATTTTAGTAACCATATCCATATTTGTCAAATCTAAATATAATAAATAGTTTTTTGTCCTAAGTAAACCCATGATGAGCAATGAATTAGTTCTGGTTTTGATGGATTTAGATACTAAAATTCAGCTGATCCATCCCTCAGAAAAACTGTTAGCAGTAGTTTTGGGTTTGTAATATGCCAAAACTACATGATCATGGTTTTTTTCTTGTATCAACCAGCAGCCACAGCATCAGCTCTAGGACTTGTATCCAGTAGTTGATGCAGTTTTGCACCATTATTTGGTTTGTTGTCACAGTAACCATTCTCATCTTCCACAGTTCTATCATTCGAACCCGAATTATTATTAACTCTTGATAATAAGTTTTCTGTACTTACAGGTGTAATCCTCTGGGCCTGGCTGTCAATGTTGGTCAAAATTATCTCTTTTGGTTGTCCCAGTTGAGCAATTTTAAATTTTTCCTGAGTCAACAAAAAACAATTAAGCTCTTAGCATCAGCACCGgaaaaaaaacacaacaaaatgCATTGGAAATATTATGTGAACATTACCCTTAGTGCAGCATTTTCCATCTTAAGTTTTTCAGAACTCTCGGTCAGTCGATTTATTTCTGATTTAAGCGATGCACTCTCAGCATTCAAGGCATCAACTTTTCGTGCCAGCTCTTCGGCCTCAGCCTGAAGTGAGGAAATGTGAGCATTATAGTGTTTTGAAGAACTGATTAGAAGGTTTTTAGTGACTTAAATAAATCAATCAACATTTATACCTGCTTCCTTAGTCTGGACCTTCTAGCAGATTCTCGATTTGATTGTTTCCTCCTCTCACGCTTCAGTTCACGCTCATTCTGGAATCCAAACATACCAGCATTAGTTAATTTAATGTCAGTAAAGGGACAAGGATACCGTGTTTCACACGTGTCTCAAATATACTATTGTTGATTTTTAACTGTTATGATGAATTATATGTTGATCATACCTGTAACCAACCTTCTGCGGCAGGATTTGTTTTAGAATGAACAATGGAAGGCTTTCTCAGCTCCAGTGCAGTGGTCATTGCAGAAGAAACTACAGGTCCAACTAGTTGTCCTGCTACACCGACAGGGGcaactgccatcatcttgttagaAGCTATAATTTCTTTGGAAACATCACTTCCTTGTGTTTGAGTTTTCTCTTCTCCGTCTGCTTAAACAGTAGGGAAAAATGAAACCATCAAACACTAATTATTCCGATAACACGTTTTCGGTATATGACGTTTAATTAGTAATTTCCTGCATAAACGCTAATATTTATTATGTATCGTATCTGAAATAAGGGTAAAGAAGCCACTCTATAGAGTCTACTAATTGTCTGAATCTGATTGGGAAGTTGAAAAAAAACTTAGCAATACCCCTTACTGCGCAACAATAATATGATACCATTTGACTTATCAAAACCCTACTCAATAAACTGGTTGACATCATGATTATAACTCGAGTATAACTGTGATCCCATGACAACTCTATTGTTCATCAAGATGTGACACTTGGTGAAGAACAGAGTCATACCGGTAGTCGGTGTTCCCTCACGGCTTCTTTTCCTTGTTTGATTAGCCTGAGCATAAGATGGGCAAATATCATAATTTAATGGTTCAATTTTgcaaaatcattttaaataaaaatatattataggtAAAACTGCATATGGTCTAAGTCTAGAAAAAGAATTGCAAAGCAAGCAAATACTCACCCCTGAAGTGTTGCCGTCACTTCCATCACTCGAACCATCAGTATCCACACTGTTCATATCATCGAAAAATTACTTGGTTATCCACAATAACCAActtatggaaaaaaaatatatcatcGGTGATAAACATAAATAGAACGTATGTATTTTCTTGGCAAACTTCATATATACAGAGAGTACATCAACAAACCTGTGTGATAGCCTACTTTCAGCTCCAGGCTCTGCACTCTCAGCATGGCCATTTCCTATTGACATCGCAAGTCCATCAAATCCTTTTAATTTCTTCATCAGACCCTGATCGGTATTTCCAGATGATTTGGTAGGTGTCTCTAAGCTTAAAGGAGTCCCGGTCTGCATTGTTACCCCAATTTCAACCGATCATAAATTGATAACGTTCGAAGACTAGACTTCCAATAGCTCAGAATTGATCTTATAGAGAAAACTATAACTtacagcaggtgaagatgaaatTCCTTGACCATGTGGGTGTGGCCCCTATATTTCACAAGACATAATTCGTAAAACCGTGGGAAAAATTCCAACAAAAAAAGAATTCATAACAAAAGAGAGGCAACTAGATACAAACAACACCAAAATCACCTAGCGCTAACAAAAGCAGCATAAACgaatctcaatattttttcaaacttTATATGTATAGAACAATTTCAGTAAAACATGAACCAACCCATGGTCCAAACAATCAACATTAGTTCCAATTAAAAAAAGGTACAAGAATGTAGCCTTACAATAGGAACTGCGGGGTGAGTATAAACCCCTCCATGTGGATACATTGCTGCATAAGGATGTCCATAAGGTTGCATCAT
The Vicia villosa cultivar HV-30 ecotype Madison, WI linkage group LG6, Vvil1.0, whole genome shotgun sequence genome window above contains:
- the LOC131610725 gene encoding common plant regulatory factor 1-like isoform X2, which encodes MGTSEEEKSTKTEKPSSPVTVAYYGPRVAMPQYYNSAVASGHTPHPYMWGPPQTMMQPYGHPYAAMYPHGGVYTHPAVPIGPHPHGQGISSSPATGTPLSLETPTKSSGNTDQGLMKKLKGFDGLAMSIGNGHAESAEPGAESRLSHSVDTDGSSDGSDGNTSGANQTRKRSREGTPTTDGEEKTQTQGSDVSKEIIASNKMMAVAPVGVAGQLVGPVVSSAMTTALELRKPSIVHSKTNPAAEGWLQNERELKRERRKQSNRESARRSRLRKQAEAEELARKVDALNAESASLKSEINRLTESSEKLKMENAALREKFKIAQLGQPKEIILTNIDSQAQRITPVSTENLLSRVNNNSGSNDRTVEDENGYCDNKPNNGAKLHQLLDTSPRADAVAAG
- the LOC131610725 gene encoding G-box-binding factor 3-like isoform X1; translation: MGTSEEEKSTKTEKPSSPVTVDQTNQTNPANVHVYPDWATMQAYYGPRVAMPQYYNSAVASGHTPHPYMWGPPQTMMQPYGHPYAAMYPHGGVYTHPAVPIGPHPHGQGISSSPATGTPLSLETPTKSSGNTDQGLMKKLKGFDGLAMSIGNGHAESAEPGAESRLSHSVDTDGSSDGSDGNTSGANQTRKRSREGTPTTDGEEKTQTQGSDVSKEIIASNKMMAVAPVGVAGQLVGPVVSSAMTTALELRKPSIVHSKTNPAAEGWLQNERELKRERRKQSNRESARRSRLRKQAEAEELARKVDALNAESASLKSEINRLTESSEKLKMENAALREKFKIAQLGQPKEIILTNIDSQAQRITPVSTENLLSRVNNNSGSNDRTVEDENGYCDNKPNNGAKLHQLLDTSPRADAVAAG